In Panicum virgatum strain AP13 chromosome 4N, P.virgatum_v5, whole genome shotgun sequence, a single window of DNA contains:
- the LOC120668730 gene encoding probable histone acetyltransferase HAC-like 1 isoform X1, whose protein sequence is MNVPGQMSGQPAQMNLGGGRGLQQHQPLQVASCHLDMDPQFLKMRSIMHRNIVDRLMKTQNFAENQSLEKIADRLEKFLYRQHPTKADYYAMLKEPIDPHLQVAVRAFSNHGGHQRQQMSHQTPTSSRCGTMVPTPGISQSSMSDGYQDPSINVLQNSMAISDSSVMCPVGMQRQVAHMIPTPGFSHHQLLSPNPAYSNGAGYLNGESNDIQQVHEQKPVPFSINQSSYSMQHLGTHVGSGVHSRILEDSSPYGLSDPQINGDMGLPGPNMQLPYRTVGAKEFMNLPPYGNSPEKPLQQEFICHLPRGTPTSSCVSGNFYGTVSSSSTPTGNQNMNAAQILSTSRMEFALLTSQTTQQPLQPKSVIKSEVLDQTENVNIRKSHFPYQHQQQNYFEPNHRCSQFVKESELGSCRDEQLFNQEILPYDELMYSDKSNQTYRQYVSDNNIQVTMDSQQLLSSHVKDTELMNSMFQRTMSQDAAEQHFSPDWLNTGCAMTPIDHKLSKLPSKGSEQATNKCYLQSRWPIMFIHANFCPGPFRGSCKSQDCAHAQEILKHSNDCQVRDCLYGQCKQSKEAIYHYNNCVNKHCLICREAFESLSHYCDQTSKQNTIERSINGAHGDRMGINMVAAETFDDQPPISKRLRLQPMPPNVFDCDDAYVPQACPNFVSQQAHPKHLGQDRRIFPKQEQNIEIDIQPPQRVEIIGSGTIGKTSAIQSYEIPGVSNGVSNELDSHIKKENWLPNKDTNESALDIKDSANGSTNAMMPNIEKTKRKGISLMELFTPDQIYEHVRSLRQWVGQSKAKAEKNQVIGHSENLNSCQLCKVEKLFFEPPPKYCSSCGARIKRNAPYYSGSITESGSYYFCVPCYSESRSESILVNNIQLLKTKLAKKRNDDELEEAWVACDKCKRWQHQICALFNAKRNDEEKDAEYICHSCYIQEIENGMRTPLPQNTIPGAKDLQRTVLSDHIEERLFQRLKEERQNRANKYGKKFDEVPGAEGLVVRVVSSVDKKLEVKPHFLEIFREENYPAEFPYRSKAILLFQRIEGVEVCLFGMYVQEFGAECAFPNQRWVYLSYLDSVKYFRPEIETVSGEALRTFVYHEILIGYLQYCKQRGFTSCYIWACPPFKGEDYIMYCHPEIQKTPKSDKLREWYLSMLRKATNEGIVVELTNLYEHFFNPKTDCKAKVTAARLPYFDGDYWPGAAEDIINQICLPEDDRNLQKKGKLKKTITKRSLKLAGITDLSGNASKDAMLMQKLGEAIYPMKEDLITVHLQYSCHHCCIPMVSGRRWVCNQCKSFYICDKCYNVEEQHEEKERHPSNSTDFHILHPVEIDGVPKDTKDRDGILESEFFDTRQAFLSLCQGNHYQYDTLRGAKHSSMMVLYHLHNPTEPAFVTTCDICKNDIRTGQGWRCKECDYDECAACYKHNEGANHVHKLTKHPAGSDMDAQQKKSVETTEILLQLLAHAGSCPARGGCHYPNCRKLKSLFHHGAQCKIRSSGGCRLCKKVWSFIQLHARVCKESQCNMPRCRDQKELWRKLQLMQWQSESRRRAAVNQMMMQRQLESSNRAAGNGVNV, encoded by the exons ATGAACGTGCCTGGGCAGATGTCGGGGCAGCCAGCTCAGATGAACTTAGGTGGCGGCAGGGGGCTGCAGCAGCACCAACCTCTGCAAGTTGCTTCGTGCCACCTTGACATGGATCCTCAGTTCTTAAAAATGCGCAGCATCATGCACCGGAATAT AGTTGATCGGCTTATGAAGACACAGAATTTTGCTGAGAACCAGAGCCTTGAGAAAATTGCAGATAGGTTAGAGAAATTTTTGTACAGACAGCATCCAACAAAG GCTGACTACTATGCAATGCTGAAAGAACCAATCGACCCACATTTGCAAGTTGCTGTTAGGGCCTTCTCGAACCATGGTGGTCATCAGCGTCAACAAATGTCGCATCAGACACCAACTTCCTCCCGCTGTGGCACAATGGTTCCAACACCTGGTATCTCTCAAA GTTCCATGTCCGATGGATACCAGGATCCATCCATCAATGTACTACAAAATTCCATGGCTATTAGTGACTCGTCAGTGATGTGTCCAGTGGGTATGCAACGACAGGTAGCTCATATGATTCCAACTCCAGGATTTAGCCATCATCAGCTTTTATCTCCCAATCCTGCTTACTCAAATGGAGCTGGATACCTCAATGGGGAGTCGAATGACATACAACAAGTGCACGAGCAGAAACCGGTGCCATTTTCTATCAACCAAAGTAGCTATTCAATGCAGCATCTAGGTACCCATGTCGGTTCTGGAGTACATTCAAGAATATTGGAGGATTCCTCCCCATATGGTTTGTCAGATCCACAAATCAATGGTGATATGGGTTTGCCTGGCCCGAATATGCAGCTACCATACAGAACTGTAGGAGCAAAAGAATTTATGAATTTACCTCCTTATGGCAATTCACCGGAAAAACCGCTGCAGCAAGAATTCATTTGTCATCTCCCACGGGGAACACCAA CATCTTCTTGTGTTTCTGGGAATTTTTATGGCACCGTTTCTTCAAGTTCAACACCTACAGGTAACCAGAACATGAATGCTGCACAAATATTATCCACTTCAAGAATGGAGTTTGCTTTGCTTACAAGTCAGACAACCCAGCAACCGCTTCAACCAAAATCTGTTATAAAATCTGAGGTATTGGATCAAACAGAAAATGTGAACATTAGGAAATCACACTTCCCGTACCAACATCAGCAGCAAAATTATTTCGAGCCTAATCATCGTTGTTCCCAGTTTGTGAAGGAATCGGAGCTTGGTTCTTGTCGTGATGAGCAACTATTTAATCAAGAAATTTTACCATATGATGAATTAATGTATTCAGACAAAAGCAACCAGACGTATCGACAATACGTTTCTGATAATAACATTCAGGTCACTATGGATTCTCAGCAGTTATTATCTTCACATGTGAAAGATACTGAACTGATGAATAGTATGTTTCAGAGAACCATGTCACAAGATGCAGCAGAACAACATTTTTCACCTGATTGGCTCAATACTGGTTGTGCTATGACTCCAATTGATCACAAACTATCCAAGCTTCCATCAAAAGGATCTGAACAGGCAACAAATAAATGCTATCTACAATCACGGTGGCCGATCATGTTCATTCATGCAAATTTTTGTCCAGGTCCTTTTAGAGGTAGTTGTAAATCACAAGATTGTGCTCATGCGCAGGAGATATTGAAGCATTCTAATGACTGTCAAGTAAGAGATTGCTTGTATGGTCAATGTAAACAATCAAAAGAGGCTATTTATCACTACAATAATTGTGTCAATAAGCATTGTCTTATATGTAGGGAAGCATTTGAAAGTCTGAGCCACTATTGTGATCAAACAAGCAAGCAGAATACAATTGAAAGGAGTATCAATGGGGCACATGGTGACAGAATGGGCATCAACATGGTGGCAGCTGAAACCTTTGATGATCAACCACCTATATCAAAGAGGTTAAGGTTGCAACCTATGCCTCCTAATGTGTTTGATTGTGATGATGCCTATGTTCCTCAAGCATGCCCAAATTTTGTGTCGCAGCAAGCTCATCCTAAGCATCTTGGGCAGGATAGAAGGATATTCCCGAAACAAGAGCAAAACATTGAGATTGATATACAGCCACCGCAAAGGGTAGAGATAATTGGATCTGGTACTATTGGTAAAACAAGTGCAATTCAAAGTTATGAGATTCCTGGTGTTTCAAATGGTGTTTCAAATGAGCTAGATTCTCATATCAAGAAAGAAAATTGGTTGCCCAATAAAGATACAAATGAAAGTGCTCTAGATATTAAGGATAGTGCAAATGGCTCTACAAATGCCATGATGCCCAACAtagagaaaacaaagagaaaaggTATTTCACTCATGGAATTGTTCACTCCAGATCAAATATATGAACATGTCCGTAGTCTAAGACAGTGGGTTGGTCAG AGTAAGGCTAAAGCTGAAAAGAATCAAGTAATAGGACATTCCGAGAACTTGAACTCATGCCAGCTTTGCAAAGTAGAAAAGCTTTTCTTTGAACCTCCACCTAAATATTGTTCTTCTTGTGGTGCTCGGATAAAACGGAATGCACCATATTATAGTGGTTCTATCACTGAAAGTGGTTCCTACTATTTTTGTGTACCATGTTACAGTGAGTCTCGCAGTGAATCGATTTTAGTGAACAACATTCAACTGCTCAAGACAAAACttgcaaaaaaaagaaacgaTGATGAGCTTGAAGAAGCA TGGGTTGCATGTGACAAATGTAAACGCTGGCAGCACCAGATTTGTGCTCTTTTTAATGCCAAAAGGAATGATGAAGAAAAAGATGCTGAATATATTTGCCATAGTTGTTATATTCAAGAGATAGAAAATGGCATGCGCACACCTTTACCACAGAATACCATTCCTGGGGCAAAAGATCTGCAGAGGACAGTACTTAGCGATCATATTGAAGAGCGCCTTTTTCAACGCCTCAAAGAGGAGAGACAGAACAGGGCCAACAAATATGGGAAAAAATTCGATGAG GTTCCTGGAGCAGAAGGGCTTGTTGTCAGAGTTGTTTCATCAGTGGACAAGAAACTGGAAGTTAAACCACATTTTTTGGAGATTTTTCGAGAAGAGAATTACCCAGCAGAGTTTCCTTACAGGTCCAAG GCCATTCTTTTATTTCAGAGAATAGAAGGTGTGGAAGTATGCCTATTTGGCATGTATGTGCAAGAATTCGGAGCAGAATGTGCATTCCCAAACCAACGCTGGGTTTATTTGTCGTACCTTGATTCTGTCAAATACTTTAGACCTGAGATTGAAACTGTTTCTGGTGAAGCTTTACGGACGTTTGTCTACCATGAAATTCTG ATAGGTTATCTCCAGTATTGTAAGCAGCGGGGGTTCACCAGTTGTTACATATGGGCGTGCCCACCTTTCAAAGGTGAAGATTACATTATGTATTGCCATCCAGAGATTCAGAAGACACCAAAGTCCGACAAACTGCGAGAATG GTACTTATCTATGCTTCGGAAAGCTACTAATGAGGGTATAGTTGTTGAGCTGACCAATCTATACGAGCACTTTTTTAACCCCAAGACAGATTGCAAGGCTAAAGTGACCGCAGCTCGCTTGCCATATTTTGATGGTGATTATTGGCCTGGAGCTGCAGAAGATATAATCAACCAAATTTGCCTTCCAGAAGATGACAGAAATCTGCAGAAGAAGGGAAAGTTAAAGAAGACTATCACAAAAAGATCTTTGAAACTTGCTGGTATTACTGATTTAAGTGGGAATGCTTCGAAGGATGCTATGCTCATGCAAAAG CTCGGAGAAGCCATTTACCCAATGAAAGAAGATCTCATCACGGTCCATTTGCAATATTCTTGCCATCACTGCTGTATCCCTATGGTGTCCGGAAGACGTTGGGTCTGCAATCAATGCAAAAGCTTTTATATCTGTGACAA GTGTTATAATGTAGAAGAACAGCATGAAGAGAAGGAGAGGCACCCGAGTAATAGTACTGACTTCCATATATTGCATCCT GTTGAAATTGATGGGGTGCCTAAAGATACCAAGGACAGAGATGGCATCTTAGAAAGTGAATTTTTTGACACCAGGCAGGCATTCCTGAGTCTCTGTCAAGGAAACCATTATCAATATGATACCCTTCGCGGTGCAAAGCATTCCTCAATGATGGTGCTATACCATCTTCATAATCCAACTGAACCCGCTTTCGTTACCACATGTGATATCTGCAAGAACGATATCAGAACTGGTCAAGGATGGCGGTGCAAAGAATGCGATTATGATGAGTGTGCTGCTTGCTACAAACACAATGAAGGGGCCAATCATGTCCACAAGTTAACTAAGCATCCAGCAGGATCAGACATGGATGCTCAACAAAAGAAGAGTGTTGAAACG
- the LOC120668730 gene encoding probable histone acetyltransferase HAC-like 1 isoform X2 — MNVPGQMSGQPAQMNLGGGRGLQQHQPLQVASCHLDMDPQFLKMRSIMHRNIVDRLMKTQNFAENQSLEKIADRLEKFLYRQHPTKADYYAMLKEPIDPHLQVAVRAFSNHGGHQRQQMSHQTPTSSRCGTMVPTPGSMSDGYQDPSINVLQNSMAISDSSVMCPVGMQRQVAHMIPTPGFSHHQLLSPNPAYSNGAGYLNGESNDIQQVHEQKPVPFSINQSSYSMQHLGTHVGSGVHSRILEDSSPYGLSDPQINGDMGLPGPNMQLPYRTVGAKEFMNLPPYGNSPEKPLQQEFICHLPRGTPTSSCVSGNFYGTVSSSSTPTGNQNMNAAQILSTSRMEFALLTSQTTQQPLQPKSVIKSEVLDQTENVNIRKSHFPYQHQQQNYFEPNHRCSQFVKESELGSCRDEQLFNQEILPYDELMYSDKSNQTYRQYVSDNNIQVTMDSQQLLSSHVKDTELMNSMFQRTMSQDAAEQHFSPDWLNTGCAMTPIDHKLSKLPSKGSEQATNKCYLQSRWPIMFIHANFCPGPFRGSCKSQDCAHAQEILKHSNDCQVRDCLYGQCKQSKEAIYHYNNCVNKHCLICREAFESLSHYCDQTSKQNTIERSINGAHGDRMGINMVAAETFDDQPPISKRLRLQPMPPNVFDCDDAYVPQACPNFVSQQAHPKHLGQDRRIFPKQEQNIEIDIQPPQRVEIIGSGTIGKTSAIQSYEIPGVSNGVSNELDSHIKKENWLPNKDTNESALDIKDSANGSTNAMMPNIEKTKRKGISLMELFTPDQIYEHVRSLRQWVGQSKAKAEKNQVIGHSENLNSCQLCKVEKLFFEPPPKYCSSCGARIKRNAPYYSGSITESGSYYFCVPCYSESRSESILVNNIQLLKTKLAKKRNDDELEEAWVACDKCKRWQHQICALFNAKRNDEEKDAEYICHSCYIQEIENGMRTPLPQNTIPGAKDLQRTVLSDHIEERLFQRLKEERQNRANKYGKKFDEVPGAEGLVVRVVSSVDKKLEVKPHFLEIFREENYPAEFPYRSKAILLFQRIEGVEVCLFGMYVQEFGAECAFPNQRWVYLSYLDSVKYFRPEIETVSGEALRTFVYHEILIGYLQYCKQRGFTSCYIWACPPFKGEDYIMYCHPEIQKTPKSDKLREWYLSMLRKATNEGIVVELTNLYEHFFNPKTDCKAKVTAARLPYFDGDYWPGAAEDIINQICLPEDDRNLQKKGKLKKTITKRSLKLAGITDLSGNASKDAMLMQKLGEAIYPMKEDLITVHLQYSCHHCCIPMVSGRRWVCNQCKSFYICDKCYNVEEQHEEKERHPSNSTDFHILHPVEIDGVPKDTKDRDGILESEFFDTRQAFLSLCQGNHYQYDTLRGAKHSSMMVLYHLHNPTEPAFVTTCDICKNDIRTGQGWRCKECDYDECAACYKHNEGANHVHKLTKHPAGSDMDAQQKKSVETTEILLQLLAHAGSCPARGGCHYPNCRKLKSLFHHGAQCKIRSSGGCRLCKKVWSFIQLHARVCKESQCNMPRCRDQKELWRKLQLMQWQSESRRRAAVNQMMMQRQLESSNRAAGNGVNV; from the exons ATGAACGTGCCTGGGCAGATGTCGGGGCAGCCAGCTCAGATGAACTTAGGTGGCGGCAGGGGGCTGCAGCAGCACCAACCTCTGCAAGTTGCTTCGTGCCACCTTGACATGGATCCTCAGTTCTTAAAAATGCGCAGCATCATGCACCGGAATAT AGTTGATCGGCTTATGAAGACACAGAATTTTGCTGAGAACCAGAGCCTTGAGAAAATTGCAGATAGGTTAGAGAAATTTTTGTACAGACAGCATCCAACAAAG GCTGACTACTATGCAATGCTGAAAGAACCAATCGACCCACATTTGCAAGTTGCTGTTAGGGCCTTCTCGAACCATGGTGGTCATCAGCGTCAACAAATGTCGCATCAGACACCAACTTCCTCCCGCTGTGGCACAATGGTTCCAACACCTG GTTCCATGTCCGATGGATACCAGGATCCATCCATCAATGTACTACAAAATTCCATGGCTATTAGTGACTCGTCAGTGATGTGTCCAGTGGGTATGCAACGACAGGTAGCTCATATGATTCCAACTCCAGGATTTAGCCATCATCAGCTTTTATCTCCCAATCCTGCTTACTCAAATGGAGCTGGATACCTCAATGGGGAGTCGAATGACATACAACAAGTGCACGAGCAGAAACCGGTGCCATTTTCTATCAACCAAAGTAGCTATTCAATGCAGCATCTAGGTACCCATGTCGGTTCTGGAGTACATTCAAGAATATTGGAGGATTCCTCCCCATATGGTTTGTCAGATCCACAAATCAATGGTGATATGGGTTTGCCTGGCCCGAATATGCAGCTACCATACAGAACTGTAGGAGCAAAAGAATTTATGAATTTACCTCCTTATGGCAATTCACCGGAAAAACCGCTGCAGCAAGAATTCATTTGTCATCTCCCACGGGGAACACCAA CATCTTCTTGTGTTTCTGGGAATTTTTATGGCACCGTTTCTTCAAGTTCAACACCTACAGGTAACCAGAACATGAATGCTGCACAAATATTATCCACTTCAAGAATGGAGTTTGCTTTGCTTACAAGTCAGACAACCCAGCAACCGCTTCAACCAAAATCTGTTATAAAATCTGAGGTATTGGATCAAACAGAAAATGTGAACATTAGGAAATCACACTTCCCGTACCAACATCAGCAGCAAAATTATTTCGAGCCTAATCATCGTTGTTCCCAGTTTGTGAAGGAATCGGAGCTTGGTTCTTGTCGTGATGAGCAACTATTTAATCAAGAAATTTTACCATATGATGAATTAATGTATTCAGACAAAAGCAACCAGACGTATCGACAATACGTTTCTGATAATAACATTCAGGTCACTATGGATTCTCAGCAGTTATTATCTTCACATGTGAAAGATACTGAACTGATGAATAGTATGTTTCAGAGAACCATGTCACAAGATGCAGCAGAACAACATTTTTCACCTGATTGGCTCAATACTGGTTGTGCTATGACTCCAATTGATCACAAACTATCCAAGCTTCCATCAAAAGGATCTGAACAGGCAACAAATAAATGCTATCTACAATCACGGTGGCCGATCATGTTCATTCATGCAAATTTTTGTCCAGGTCCTTTTAGAGGTAGTTGTAAATCACAAGATTGTGCTCATGCGCAGGAGATATTGAAGCATTCTAATGACTGTCAAGTAAGAGATTGCTTGTATGGTCAATGTAAACAATCAAAAGAGGCTATTTATCACTACAATAATTGTGTCAATAAGCATTGTCTTATATGTAGGGAAGCATTTGAAAGTCTGAGCCACTATTGTGATCAAACAAGCAAGCAGAATACAATTGAAAGGAGTATCAATGGGGCACATGGTGACAGAATGGGCATCAACATGGTGGCAGCTGAAACCTTTGATGATCAACCACCTATATCAAAGAGGTTAAGGTTGCAACCTATGCCTCCTAATGTGTTTGATTGTGATGATGCCTATGTTCCTCAAGCATGCCCAAATTTTGTGTCGCAGCAAGCTCATCCTAAGCATCTTGGGCAGGATAGAAGGATATTCCCGAAACAAGAGCAAAACATTGAGATTGATATACAGCCACCGCAAAGGGTAGAGATAATTGGATCTGGTACTATTGGTAAAACAAGTGCAATTCAAAGTTATGAGATTCCTGGTGTTTCAAATGGTGTTTCAAATGAGCTAGATTCTCATATCAAGAAAGAAAATTGGTTGCCCAATAAAGATACAAATGAAAGTGCTCTAGATATTAAGGATAGTGCAAATGGCTCTACAAATGCCATGATGCCCAACAtagagaaaacaaagagaaaaggTATTTCACTCATGGAATTGTTCACTCCAGATCAAATATATGAACATGTCCGTAGTCTAAGACAGTGGGTTGGTCAG AGTAAGGCTAAAGCTGAAAAGAATCAAGTAATAGGACATTCCGAGAACTTGAACTCATGCCAGCTTTGCAAAGTAGAAAAGCTTTTCTTTGAACCTCCACCTAAATATTGTTCTTCTTGTGGTGCTCGGATAAAACGGAATGCACCATATTATAGTGGTTCTATCACTGAAAGTGGTTCCTACTATTTTTGTGTACCATGTTACAGTGAGTCTCGCAGTGAATCGATTTTAGTGAACAACATTCAACTGCTCAAGACAAAACttgcaaaaaaaagaaacgaTGATGAGCTTGAAGAAGCA TGGGTTGCATGTGACAAATGTAAACGCTGGCAGCACCAGATTTGTGCTCTTTTTAATGCCAAAAGGAATGATGAAGAAAAAGATGCTGAATATATTTGCCATAGTTGTTATATTCAAGAGATAGAAAATGGCATGCGCACACCTTTACCACAGAATACCATTCCTGGGGCAAAAGATCTGCAGAGGACAGTACTTAGCGATCATATTGAAGAGCGCCTTTTTCAACGCCTCAAAGAGGAGAGACAGAACAGGGCCAACAAATATGGGAAAAAATTCGATGAG GTTCCTGGAGCAGAAGGGCTTGTTGTCAGAGTTGTTTCATCAGTGGACAAGAAACTGGAAGTTAAACCACATTTTTTGGAGATTTTTCGAGAAGAGAATTACCCAGCAGAGTTTCCTTACAGGTCCAAG GCCATTCTTTTATTTCAGAGAATAGAAGGTGTGGAAGTATGCCTATTTGGCATGTATGTGCAAGAATTCGGAGCAGAATGTGCATTCCCAAACCAACGCTGGGTTTATTTGTCGTACCTTGATTCTGTCAAATACTTTAGACCTGAGATTGAAACTGTTTCTGGTGAAGCTTTACGGACGTTTGTCTACCATGAAATTCTG ATAGGTTATCTCCAGTATTGTAAGCAGCGGGGGTTCACCAGTTGTTACATATGGGCGTGCCCACCTTTCAAAGGTGAAGATTACATTATGTATTGCCATCCAGAGATTCAGAAGACACCAAAGTCCGACAAACTGCGAGAATG GTACTTATCTATGCTTCGGAAAGCTACTAATGAGGGTATAGTTGTTGAGCTGACCAATCTATACGAGCACTTTTTTAACCCCAAGACAGATTGCAAGGCTAAAGTGACCGCAGCTCGCTTGCCATATTTTGATGGTGATTATTGGCCTGGAGCTGCAGAAGATATAATCAACCAAATTTGCCTTCCAGAAGATGACAGAAATCTGCAGAAGAAGGGAAAGTTAAAGAAGACTATCACAAAAAGATCTTTGAAACTTGCTGGTATTACTGATTTAAGTGGGAATGCTTCGAAGGATGCTATGCTCATGCAAAAG CTCGGAGAAGCCATTTACCCAATGAAAGAAGATCTCATCACGGTCCATTTGCAATATTCTTGCCATCACTGCTGTATCCCTATGGTGTCCGGAAGACGTTGGGTCTGCAATCAATGCAAAAGCTTTTATATCTGTGACAA GTGTTATAATGTAGAAGAACAGCATGAAGAGAAGGAGAGGCACCCGAGTAATAGTACTGACTTCCATATATTGCATCCT GTTGAAATTGATGGGGTGCCTAAAGATACCAAGGACAGAGATGGCATCTTAGAAAGTGAATTTTTTGACACCAGGCAGGCATTCCTGAGTCTCTGTCAAGGAAACCATTATCAATATGATACCCTTCGCGGTGCAAAGCATTCCTCAATGATGGTGCTATACCATCTTCATAATCCAACTGAACCCGCTTTCGTTACCACATGTGATATCTGCAAGAACGATATCAGAACTGGTCAAGGATGGCGGTGCAAAGAATGCGATTATGATGAGTGTGCTGCTTGCTACAAACACAATGAAGGGGCCAATCATGTCCACAAGTTAACTAAGCATCCAGCAGGATCAGACATGGATGCTCAACAAAAGAAGAGTGTTGAAACG